The Ricinus communis isolate WT05 ecotype wild-type chromosome 8, ASM1957865v1, whole genome shotgun sequence sequence TGAAAACCCGATTGGTCTATAACAGGCACTGCCTGCAGGCGGTGGTGCTTCGAAAGGAGCAGCAGAACATGGAACAGGGTATCATCCAAATGTACAGGGAAAAACGGATCCCAGAGGAAACACTTAGCTAACTCCCCCACCTGTTCATTCCGCAATACTTGAAACAAATTCACAATCCAACAaagtctaataaaaaatatagtgcTTTTGAAACAGTCAAATGTTGATCAATTCAATACTTTTTTTATCCAAAATACCTTTGTTTGTGAGATTTCAGGACTCTGTTTAAGCATGGTAAAGAAGCTGCCTGTTCCAGTCCCGTTGCCACCATTTTCTTTAGCCTGAACATTAGCCTTTTCACATTCCTTAAaacatgaaaagaaagaaaataatatatactcAATACCCAAGGAGTGAAAACAGGTACCATTGGGCTAGGAGCATGGTCGAATGCTCGACTCCTAATGCAGGAGGTCAGGAATTTAACTCCTGTTAAAACACATCGAgttctaaaagaaaatgcataGAAGTTACCTCAAGAGACCAAAGAACCAAActaacaaaatcaataaaccCCATATATTGATCTGAAGATCTTCCGAATGTAGTATCAGGATCTACAGCATCAGCAGCAATGAGAGCACCAGAGACATTCTTGTCATACAACAATTGGATTGCATCTTTTATACTATCCCCGGTTTTCAATTCCACAactaaaacaaacaaaagaaaccaTATATTTCAGATTCCATCACCAGtttctcaaagaaaatatacaaaagaaatgaagagaaATATACCAGGAGAGTTCTTGATGCCAGGGATAGAACTGACAGGGATGCGATCAAGAAACATTTGAAGCGCACTGCCAGCGTCAAGTTCCTGGTGTTTTTGTTTCTCCAAATTCAAATTCGCTACTACCTTATCATCTTTTAGGACCTTCAATCCATCTTCAACCTGCTTGATATCcatcttcttttgttgttGCGTTGTTATATTGACTctgtttctcttttctctttggCTTAATTTGTTAAGCACCACCACTCCAACCTTACGTCTCTCTTTCTCAAAGAGTTATCGCGTCATGCAAAGGGAACTCCATGTGTCAGTTAAACAATCGCTTGCTCCCTCCTATTGCCACGCAATTATTGTTTCAACAGCATGTGATGAGAAGGTGAGTTTCCTTGGAATTGGGGAGCCAGTTTTCGTGCATGGTGTTGAAGTGCAAGCTCAAACAATATTGGCTCCATCAGATATTTTTGTAGTCTTATATTAATACCAGATTTTATACATAATACTTTTCATATTCAGCCTAGCAAATACACAAGAAAGGAAAACCTGAATTTGCGAGTCTTTAATGAATTGATCAAGAAACTGATTTAGTGCAAGATTGCTTACATTCGAAAAgaatagaaacaaaatttgATGCCATTGAAAAAATTGTTCCAGGAACTATAAAAATGGCAACTACAAACTGTAGAgccttatttattatattttcacatCATCAGAAGTTCTAGTACAGGAAAATGCTAATTCATagtattttctcttttttggaaTACAGTTCACTGTATCATTTATAGCTAGGGATACAGGCTTTATATAAAACCTAGAAAGAAACCAAGTAGCTAACTGGTTagctcttttaatttatttgtggGAGAACTTTTGGCAACCGTAAATGCAGGAGGCTCTAGTTTTGCAGAATGAGCTTGTAGTTTAGATAGGATAAAGATTGTGcagctttctttcttcttcttttcagaCTATAATGCTGCCACTGTAAGCATGGAGCTTCTTCTCCAGGCTGCACTTAACCAACAACTGCTTCAAAATTTACCCCGCTCAACACCCAAAACCCGTATCTTGTAATTGGTTGAGATCCATTTATATCACTGTGCCATCCTCTATTGTAGCCTTCTCCATTATGATGGTAATTCCGGACCGGATGTAGAATCCTTCTTCTGGTCTATCTGCTTCTTGCACACCCTACAGAATGCCAAAGAATCCAGATGCATTTTTAACTCTGCTTATAGATCTTACAATCACTTCAAGTAGATGAAAGATCACGTATGTGTTTTCAGTTTCATGGAAATTAATTTGGCAGGTGCTACTTACATCTTTATTCACAATGACCACGTCTTTTCCTATCTTGGCATTCTTGTCAATTATGCAGTTCCTTCAAACAAAAACCATAAGCTTATTGTCAGAACTCATCATCTCAATAATCTTAGGACTTGTATTAGCTTGCAGAACAATTACAAATGagaagagaaaacaaagaaaaaaagcattTTTGTATTGTATGTTTATAGCTTTAAAAAGTGTTTGAGTATCATACTTGATTTTTGTGTTCCTTCCAACACCAATAGGGACTTTTCCTTCTGCTAAAAGAGATGCAATTTCAGTTTCAGTTTGGTAGTAGTCAGCTCCCAGCATCACAGTGTCCTAAAATTGGACAGAAGAGAGTTGTCAGTCACAACTAGCTCATCAGATAGAACATATAATTGAGGAAATTATGATAGATCACCTTTAACTCAACACCATAATCTAAACGTGAGCGTTCACCAACCACAGAGTGGCGTACAGTACATTCTCTCAGAAAGCATCCATGGGAGATTATTGCATCTACAATCTGCAATATGCAAACTAAAAATGAGAGGGCAAGACAACTCAATGAAGCCACAAATCTTATACCAGAGAAAAGCAGCATACCCGGCATTTATCAATTTTGGTTGGTGGTAAGAATCGAGGAGATGTATAGAAGGGTGTCTTTGGGTCATAAAACTCGAACGTGGGAGGCTGCAGAAAATATTTAGTCAGTTCATAGTTGTTAGTCTTGTCacaatgaaagaagaaagttCCAGATTATGCATGCTTAAAAAGTGATTCATAGCAAATATAGGATATCAACGAGCTCATATATCAAAAGAGGTAATATGAAAGGACCATAGATTTTCTTCAGGCACGAGCCCTCGGTGtctgctttttttctttttaaacagTATGCCATTGATGTACAACTAACACACTTGCATGGATAACAAAAGGAAtatcaaaatccaaaattgGCACTGCTGTAATGATAAAATACAAACCTCTTCAGTGAGAGCCAGGTTAGCTTCATAGAATGATTTTATTGTTCCAATATCTTCCCAATAGTCTCTAAAATTATATGACTGTCAAAACTCAAACATGATACAATCAGCAATTTACCCAGACGCATATCTAGGAGTTAAGCAGATAGCTCAAATTTGTTTTCCCTTCCAGTAAAcagttatttttcatatcaagagaagaagaaagaaaggaaggggAAGGGGTCTTCTAGGCTGAGAAACCACCTTCCTGACACTATATTGAAGAAACTTATTGAAGACTGAATATTTTAGCGTTCTTGAGTATTCTTACTTGGATATTGTGCTCCATGACAGCAGCAGGTATAATTTCGGAACCAAAGTCATTTGATGTAGGAAATCTCCACCTTAGAAGCTTCAATAAAATCTCAGTCCTAAATACATAGACTCCCATTGATGCAATATAGGGGGATTTCAAGGCATCTTGCGGAGACAATCCTAGTTGAGTGGTATCAGCTTTCTGCAAGGGGAATTAAACATGGAAAATAAGTATAAACTTAAATCATTTAGCATAGAGTatttgcaaagaaaataggaTAATCAGAAAACTAGGTCTAATTATCAGCTGTTTAACATAGTGTAAGAGGAAGGCTTAGGAGTTAGATTGTTCCAGTGTctaatttgagaaagaaaatcaatctTAATTACAGCAAATGGTTAGCaaggaaaatattgaattattagTTTGAGCCAGAATCTA is a genomic window containing:
- the LOC8285334 gene encoding SNF1-related protein kinase regulatory subunit gamma-1, whose protein sequence is LFEKERRKVGVVVLNKLSQREKRNRVNITTQQQKKMDIKQVEDGLKVLKDDKVVANLNLEKQKHQELDAGSALQMFLDRIPVSSIPGIKNSPVVELKTGDSIKDAIQLLYDKNVSGALIAADAVDPDTTFGRSSDQYMGFIDFVSLVLWSLEECEKANVQAKENGGNGTGTGSFFTMLKQSPEISQTKVGELAKCFLWDPFFPVHLDDTLFHVLLLLSKHHRLQAVPVIDQSGFQVIGFATQNAVIQLLLQSSGLGWFDGIADKALSEFRFESEVRVVILYSNQSLAEALSMLWESRIGAVAVVNRETEKIIGCLRNSDVYLLLEHHELLNDRKSLTMREFIHMETAKDNVDPTVDQDLGAFLSAGVLRLRSSVLPRMYAPVTARRSNTLKQVMYMLTETKSSHCFLLDDSQRPTGMLTLRDIIIQFAPPCIDSSIRGGGFFESALEQTGCQVKDGTIVCDN